The sequence below is a genomic window from Brockia lithotrophica.
GGGAGTCTGCATGTCGAATGGGCGTCTGACGGCCATGTGTACATGACGGGACCAGCCAATTACATCTGCGAAGGTCGACTCCTGCGTTCCATGACGACCACTCCGATGTAGTTGAGACGAATGAGCTCTTTGTGAGATCCAAAGGTGACCGCCTTCGGTCACGTCTCGTCAAGTGGTGTAAGTCGGCTCCCCCTTGGGTAGGCTGATGTCATCAAAAGACATGCGTCACCTTCTCTAGGGTGGCTATTTCGGAAAACGAGTCTGAAGTCGGCGTAAGCCAAGTCGGCGATTCGGGACTGAAATGCTTTCGAGACACCATCTACTCTTCATGCTGCTCTTCGAGCACTGCCCCAGGAACCGCAAGGCAGCCGCCGCATTGGGGAAGGTCCCTACGGTGTCAAATCGACGCGCCAGCTCCCGATTCAGCCGTTCTAGGACACTGGTCGAATGGATTCGCCGCCAGTGTTCCGGCGGGAAGGCCATGTAGGCAAGGACGTCCTCTTCCGCCTCTTCCAGGAGCACCGCTCCTTAAGACCTCGGCAATCTGTCGGAGACGCTCCCGGGACAATGCCTGACTCGGCTGGACAAAAATGCTTCGGACCTCGAGGAGCACTACCGGCTGAGCGTGTTTAGGCACGTGCGCCAAGAGGTTCCGCATGAAGTGAATCCGATACCGTTTTAAGTCTGTGCCCGCCAGAACGTCGGCAATGGCCTGCTTCAGGCCTTCATGGGCATCGGAGATCCCCAGCCGCACGTTTCGAAGCCCCCCAGCAAGTACCGAAGAAAGGCCTGCCAGAACTCTCATAGGTTTCCGCAACCCCACGTCAAAAAATTATTGTGCCCCCCCCGTCACCTCTATGGTATAATCGCCCCTGCGGACAGTAGAAAGAACATAAAAACGCGGTGCGGTGGACCGTTGATCGGGAGGGAAGGAAATGTCATTTTTCAGACGAGGTGATGAGGCGGCTGATATGGCCGCTATGGCGCGGGAAAAGAGTTCTTCCGTGCCCTTTTGGGGTGTTGTGGGACATAGGGTCTCAAGTGTACCTGTGAACTTCACACCGCCCATCTCTGGAAATCGTCCACCCTATCGTGACGACGAGGGAAGGTACCTCCTGTGGTTTTCCGGCGAACTCGAAAATGTGGAGTCCCTACGAAAGAGGGTAAAAATCGAACCTTCTGCCCTTTCGACTTTCGGCGAAAAAGAGCAGGAGGTACTGTTCCTTTCAGTATGGAAGGCTCTAGGGAAAGAGGGGCTTTCTCAACTTACGGGTACGTTTGTGTTTACTCTCGTAGACCTAAAGGAGCGACTCATCTACCTCGGCGGGGATCCTTACGGACTTCAAACGCTCTACTATGTTCCTGCACCAGATGCCCTCTTTTTTGCGACTAGGATCCTTCCGATTTTGGAAATTTCCGATATTAAACGGCAGGGAAACCCGGATCTTTTGTACATTTACCTTCAGTGGGGGCTAATCCCCACTCCCGGAGAAACGTTTTTCAGAGAGGTTTACCGGGTTCCACCCGGTTTTGTGTACATCGCCCCTTTAGACGCTCTCGAAAGCGGCCGACTCGAACGTTTCGTTTCGCCGTCTCTCGAAGAGCCAGAGCGCGTTCCCTTTCAAGTAGCTAAAGAACGAGTCCGTGAACTCTTTTTCCACGCTCTTGCCGAAGCTAGCGGGAAGGAAGAGCGGTTGGGTGTTCTTCTTTCGGGAGGGGTTGATTCTTCGGCTATTGTTGTGGGACTCCGTTACTTATTTCCGCAACGCGATGTTTACGCTGTGAGTTTCGTTGACGATGAGTTAGTCGAGGAGGAACGGTTTGTCGATCTTGCTGCCCGAGCGGGTCAGGCGCATATTCACAAGTTTCGCATTCACCCAGACGAACTTGTCGCTGATATTGAAGACCTTGTTCGTGCGCAAGAAGAACCTTTTGGAAGTACGAGCGTGTACGCGCAGTTTCGTGGATTTCAGGTAGCCCGAACGTTGGGCTTGCCTGTACTTTTCAGCGGGCAAGGTGCGGACGAACTTCTCGGCGGGTACCTCTACCTCCGCGGCTTGCGCCTCGCATCCCTCTGGCGCGGGGGAAAGCGAGTCGAAGCGCTTGACTTTCTTTTGCGGAACTATCGTACCCTCACCGGTGGGAAGAGCTTCTTTGTATATGTTCTTCCCCAATTTTTCCCCTTTTTAATAAAAAAAGATTCGAAGAGAAATTCGTGGTTAAATTTGAGGTGGTTTGAAGAACATGGGTCTTCGCTTGTTGAATTAAGCAAAAAAGTTATACTTAGATACTATCAAAAAGAATGCGTACAAAAAGAAAATATACACAACTTTTTTGTAAAAAGTCTTCCCACTCTTCTACGATACGAGTCAAAAAACGAGCATTATTTTGGTATTAAAAAGCGAAATCCTTACTTAAATAAAGAATTTGTGGATCTTATCCAACGTTTACCCGAGGAATACTTGGTTTCCCGAGACGGTATGACAAAGTGGATATTTCGTGAGGCCATGAGAGGGATCGTCCCAAATGAGATTCTTGATCGAAAAGACAAGATGGGTTTTGCAACGCCGGAACGCCAATGGTTGTTGAGTCTTTCTCCCTGGGTGTCCTCCCTTTTAAGGGGGATTGACCAAGAGCGCTTTCCGTTTTTCCAACGCGAGGCCCTCCTCAGAGAATGGGATCGAGTCCAGCAAAACAA
It includes:
- a CDS encoding asparagine synthetase B family protein, whose protein sequence is MSFFRRGDEAADMAAMAREKSSSVPFWGVVGHRVSSVPVNFTPPISGNRPPYRDDEGRYLLWFSGELENVESLRKRVKIEPSALSTFGEKEQEVLFLSVWKALGKEGLSQLTGTFVFTLVDLKERLIYLGGDPYGLQTLYYVPAPDALFFATRILPILEISDIKRQGNPDLLYIYLQWGLIPTPGETFFREVYRVPPGFVYIAPLDALESGRLERFVSPSLEEPERVPFQVAKERVRELFFHALAEASGKEERLGVLLSGGVDSSAIVVGLRYLFPQRDVYAVSFVDDELVEEERFVDLAARAGQAHIHKFRIHPDELVADIEDLVRAQEEPFGSTSVYAQFRGFQVARTLGLPVLFSGQGADELLGGYLYLRGLRLASLWRGGKRVEALDFLLRNYRTLTGGKSFFVYVLPQFFPFLIKKDSKRNSWLNLRWFEEHGSSLVELSKKVILRYYQKECVQKENIHNFFVKSLPTLLRYESKNEHYFGIKKRNPYLNKEFVDLIQRLPEEYLVSRDGMTKWIFREAMRGIVPNEILDRKDKMGFATPERQWLLSLSPWVSSLLRGIDQERFPFFQREALLREWDRVQQNKALFDFRVWRWINVILWAKMFDVAFE